Proteins from one Bombus pyrosoma isolate SC7728 linkage group LG16, ASM1482585v1, whole genome shotgun sequence genomic window:
- the LOC122576180 gene encoding uncharacterized protein LOC122576180 isoform X2 yields MNTGIRELYLADNGLNLYDAIQLGSLLRLNNHIQLLDISNNVIQDDGVRDILEGLINQINEDKDGKGLSILVLWNNQLTKKSSPYFARIIALSKTLETLNIGKNMLSDELLLIIKDALKKNHVLLQLGIQSTELTCDGIVTLSEIIEINHALQRIDLRNNRIHLTGMKALSSAMKKNKNITKIDLDDKPDIKVDDLNETLLQYTQLVAEIRSCCLENEKSRILEENSEGFDNSYHSRFCSATTRKISLTCQTLPCSLSPMISIQKDEPGRSMLEPKRINGGRLRSPAPSPASSPIASPILSPSRSRFVVSRVPETLRTTESSVPSSSSVLPSLGSSPTFVTSASGSSRFRVSVVESANTVSLSKPVITTTEADIMVGLNPKVNIAESTDLSSKVNITESTDLDDLNTVLASKSEKNNQTIESFRSISNDLSRLALNVVEETYAPTILGYPVEELNTNKSFVKTRVETQPDDNISSISLERKKDDVPDNQIISNRLEDVSTMTDIESVENRSNENTEDAKTFTPTDRNGKSPPYNTISDKPIICKKGYDATDKVTNTRTNESVELQSQTKHDPIQKSTSNLGKLLSLFQHSSCFFSDSTPINQLKSKNTFQGSINSMMTLGDKFHYYIKDKRDRIYNRETEESSVSLKSRSKFFNVSQLPSLQSLANMIPSFRFEGNINAPGQSNKPCSKEVDLLLKKDSENDSVNTEKKSIEHSKESKNLHVYLEGRKSTPTLDNQLLPENIQSKFPPGVTNKDVVLAADCIVSNIIDTCSKIVNNNLLMHVSNSNTIVPVPKLIGIPEYSALKAVVQKRNIAGILDKVNPILIKETNNETLTDSINFTSDSKSLSCSMMYDVSNDMHTVHTSDRMHNLVILNISTKDNVGNNSAFNVNSTGSNTACFVCNQKCVCNVNNKPLECYNTLKINVETNCLNNEVTRMYSIDSNSDRNVFINVHNMPTSNDVEGINVYRVNNSTNWKSAIVNNIPEAKISKINCTCKDTNSEFSDDSVHSCTSVLYRDVNTPIKQEVVEPFVIKHNKYIEISNIIEMKINSSIVKNIMDHMFKDMNIVMPIPRMYSSMTNFNVLILRNLIHHVADISIDETPIKKLSLDITTNNWPNIVKVKTLFCDLSQISHSSMNAITEKPENIHNNNEALKIDENSSLEDNAEESMSFYKEQKVKENEAFGIVSEYSSVPVIADPIAHSKEDASYLKDNDDVSSNSPENIHMLSNFGSNIAQHLKCTNDTTQQYLNAIKCAVATTMCSTAVVNTRGNTTVDIISDQNTNIAEPSSIIRANSTK; encoded by the exons TAATAATGTCATTCAAGATGATGGTGTACGTGATATCCTAGAAGGTCTCATCAATCAAATAAACGAGGACAAAGATGGTAAAGGTTTAAGCATATTAGTATTATGGAATAACCAACTGACAAAAAAATCATCTCCCTATTTCGCACGTATTAta GCATTGTCTAAGACGTTAGAGACActaaatattggaaaaaatatgttGTCTGATGAGTTGTTATTGATTATAAAAGATGCATTGAAAAAGAACCATGTTCTATTACAATTGGGAATACAATCAACTGAGCTTACATGTGATGGAATTGTTACATTATCTgaaatcattgaaataaaCCATGCATtacaa AGGAtagatttaagaaataatagaatacaTTTGACTGGAATGAAAGCTCTCAGTTCTGCtatgaaaaagaataaaaatattactaaaatagATTTAGATGATAAACCTGATATAAAAGTG GATGATTTAAACGAGACCTTGCTTCAGTACACGCAGCTTGTAGCTGAAATTCGAAGCTGTTGTTtggaaaacgagaaaagtcgtatattagaagaaaatagCGAAGGTTTTGATAATTCATATCATAGCAGATTCTGTAGTGCAACCACCCGTAAAATTTCGCTTACTTGTCAAACATTACCATGTTCTTTATCACCCATGATTTCAATACAAAAAGATGAGCCTGGACGATCGATGCTCGAACCGAAACGTATTAATGGTGGTCGTCTTCGTTCTCCAGCCCCTAGTCCCGCCTCTTCACCCATAGCCAGTCCGATATTAAGTCCTTCGCGAAGTCGATTTGTGGTGTCCCGAGTTCCAGAAACGTTACGTACTACAGAATCCTCAGTACCATCGTCATCATCTGTTCTTCCATCCCTTGGATCATCACCTACCTTTGTCACTTCTGCAAGTGGGTCATCTAGATTTCGTGTTTCAGTTGTTGAATCAGCAAATACTGTATCTTTATCTAAACCTGTTATTACTACGACCGAGGCTGATATCATGGTTGGTTTAAATCCAAAAGTTAATATTGCAGAATCGACTGATTTAAGTTCGAAAGTTAATATTACAGAATCTACTGATTTAGATGATCTGAATACTGTACTCGCATCTAAATCAGAAAAGAATAATCAAACCATTGAAAGTTTTCGAAGTATTTCAAACGACTTGTCTCGTCTAGCTTTAAATGTGGTAGAAGAAACGTATGCACCGACGATACTTGGATATCCTGTAGaagaattaaatacaaataaatcttTTGTTAAGACAAGGGTTGAAACTCAACCTGATGATAATATAAGTTCTATTAGTCTAGAACGCAAAAAAGATGATGTGCCAGACaatcaaattatttcgaatcGATTAGAAGATGTTTCAACGATGACAGATATCGAGAGTGTAGAAAATCGTTCTAACGAAAATACAGAAGATGCAAAAACGTTTACACCTACAGATAGGAACGGAAAAAGTCCGCCTTATAATACAATAAGTGATAAACCAATAATTTGTAAGAAAGGTTACGATGCAACGGATAAAGTAACAAATACTCGTACAAACGAAAGTGTAGAATTGCAGTCGCAAACGAAACACGATCCAATACAAAAAAGTACTTCTAATTTAGGAAAATTACTTTCGCTGTTTCAACATTCTAGTTGTTTTTTTTCTGATTCCACTCCTATTAATCagttgaaaagtaaaaatacgTTTCAAGGTAGCATAAACAGCATGATGACTCTTGGAGATAAATTCCATTATTACATAAAAGATAAGAGAGATAGGATTTATAATCGTGAAACGGAAGAATCCTCGGTATCGCTAAAGAGTagatcaaaatttttcaatgtttctcAATTGCCAAGTTTACAAAGTTTAGCGAATATGATCCCATCGTTTAGATTCGAAGGTAATATAAATGCTCCTGGACAAAGTAATAAGCCTTGTTCCAAAGAAGTAGATCTTTTACTCAAGAAAGATAGTGAAAATGATTCAGTCAATACAGAAAAAAAATCTATTGAACATAGTAAAGAAAGCAAAAACTTACATGTCTATTTAGAAGGACGAAAGTCCACTCCTACTTTAGATAATCAATTATTACCTGAAAATATACAATCAAAATTTCCTCCTGGTGTTACTAACAAAGATGTAGTATTAGCTGCAGATTGCATTGTTTCGAATATAATTGATACTTGTTCTAAAAttgtgaataataatttattaatgcaTGTTTCAAATAGTAACACGATTGTACCTGTACCTAAATTAATAGGTATACCTGAATATTCTGCTTTAAAAGCAGTTGTACAGAAACGAAATATAGCGGGAATACTAGATAAAGTAAATCCTATactaataaaagaaacgaataatgaaactttaacagacagtattaattttactaGTGATAGCAAATCTTTGTCGTGTAGTATGATGTATGATGTAAGCAATGATATGCATACTGTACATACGTCTGACAGAATGCACAatttagtaatattaaatataagtaCAAAAGATAATGTTGGAAATAATTCTGCTTTTAATGTAAATAGTACAGGAAGTAATACAGCATGTTTTGTATGTAATCAAAAATGTGTctgtaatgtaaataataaaccACTTGAATGTTATAATACGTTGAAGATAAATGTAGAAAcgaattgtttaaataatgaaGTTACCAGAATGTATAGTATTGACAGTAATAGTGATAGAAATGTCTTTATAAATGTTCATAATATGCCAACAAGCAATGACGTAGAAGGAATAAATGTATATCGTGTAAATAATAGTACGAATTGGAAAAGCGCAATTGTAAATAACATACCAGAAGCaaagatatcaaaaataaattgtacatgtAAAGATACTAACTCCGAATTTAGCGATGATAGTGTACATTCATGTACTTCAGTACTTTATAGAGATGTAAATACACCAATAAAGCAAGAAGTGGTAGAGCCATTTGTTATAAaacataacaaatatattgaaataagtaatataattgaaatgaaaattaatagttctattgtgaaaaatattatggaTCATATGTTCAAGGATATGAATATTGTTATGCCCATACCAAGAATGTACTCTTCTATGACAAACTTCAATGTGTTAATTCTTAGAAATCTTATACATCATGTAGCTGATATCTCTATTGATGAAACTCCGATCAAAAAGCTTTCATTAGATATTACAACTAATAATTGGCCGAATATCGTTAAAGTAAAGACTTTATTTTGTGATCTATCTCAGATATCTCATTCATCAATGAATGCTATAACTGAAAAGccagaaaatattcataataacaATGAAGCGttaaaaatcgatgaaaattcttcACTGGAGGATAATGCCGAAGAAAGTATGAGTTTTTACAAAGAACAGAAAGTCAAAGAAAACGAGGCTTTTGGAATTGTTTCCGAATATTCTTCAGTACCTGTAATAGCTGATCCTATTGCCCATTCAAAAGAAGATGCATCTTATTTGAAAGACAATGATGATGTAAGCAGTAACTCACCAGAGAATATTCATATGCTCAGTAACTTTGGATCAAATATTGCTCAACATTTAAAATGCACAAATGATACGACTCAACAATACTTAAATGCAATTAAATGTGCAGTTGCCACAACTATGTGTTCAACAGCTGTAGTGAACACAAGAGGCAATACAACAGTTGACATTATTTCTGATCAGAATACTAATATTGCTGAGCCTTCATCAATAATTCGTGCAAACAG cacaaaataa